GGAATCAACTTTAGGGTTTGAAAAATTCAAAAGGTGAATATCCGTTGAAAAGGGAAAGAAAAAACCACCATAGGCACCATCGATATGGAGCTTATATTTGCTGCCCAACTGGTCAAGGGTTTCAGTATACAGATTTACATCATCAACAGACCCGAACATAGTGGTCATCATATTAGCGATTACGATGAAATATTTATGCCCCTTATCCTGCTGAGTTTTAATAGCCTGTTTTATCTCTTCTTTACTCAGCGATCGGTTGTTATCATCCACCTTCACATAAGCAATGCCGATGTTAAGCACATTCGCCGCTTTGCTGGTAGAGTAGTGGCTGTCTTCTGAGCATAAGATGCAGATTTCTTCCTGCCGGGCACCCAGCTCTTCTTTAAAGTAATTTCTGTAAACCCATATTGCCTGCATGTTGGCCTCTGTACCACCTGATGCCACATAACCATCAAAGCTATCCGGGGCACCTTTAAGTATTTCCTCTGAGCATATTCTCACCAGCTCCTTTTCGATCTCCTGAGTGCCTTTAAAGAAACTTTCAGACTTACCCAGCGTGTGGCAGCCAATGTGGTTAGGATTATGGATCAGGGTTGACAGGTAAGGAGCGTGATCCAGAAATGGCGCATCCTGATAAAATACCTTGTCATCGAGGTGTGAGGCAGGTATGCCCAGAATATTGGCTTCGTAATAATTTACATTTTGTTTTAGAGCACCA
This region of Fulvivirga ulvae genomic DNA includes:
- a CDS encoding pyridoxal phosphate-dependent decarboxylase family protein: MRIWKKLTHGEIQERVFGALKQNVNYYEANILGIPASHLDDKVFYQDAPFLDHAPYLSTLIHNPNHIGCHTLGKSESFFKGTQEIEKELVRICSEEILKGAPDSFDGYVASGGTEANMQAIWVYRNYFKEELGARQEEICILCSEDSHYSTSKAANVLNIGIAYVKVDDNNRSLSKEEIKQAIKTQQDKGHKYFIVIANMMTTMFGSVDDVNLYTETLDQLGSKYKLHIDGAYGGFFFPFSTDIHLLNFSNPKVDSITLDAHKMLQAPYGTGIFLCRKGLISYANTKEASYVEGEDYTLIGSRSGANAIAVWMILMTYGPYGWKEKILVLLNRADWLCNRLNEKGIAHYRQQGSNIVTIKSSDIKAEVAKKYGLVPDNHKKPKWFKVVIMEHVTIEKLEPLVGEL